The following are from one region of the Thiohalorhabdus sp. Cl-TMA genome:
- a CDS encoding L-threonylcarbamoyladenylate synthase, whose protein sequence is MSGNGRLDIREAARALTAGGVLAYPTESCFGLGCDPWNRQAVERILAAKGRAEAKGLILIGGLWEHLAPFMGRLTVPMRRRIARHWPGPVTFLLPPAPEAPAWIRGAHPRIALRWTAHPHAARLCRAYGGALVSTSANREGEPPAITAVQCEKIFGAELDGYMRGKVGPRAQPSAIIDAVTGVRIR, encoded by the coding sequence TTGTCGGGAAACGGTCGGCTGGACATCCGGGAGGCCGCCCGTGCGCTCACGGCGGGCGGCGTCCTGGCCTATCCCACCGAAAGCTGCTTCGGGCTGGGGTGTGATCCATGGAATCGGCAAGCGGTGGAGCGCATCCTGGCCGCCAAGGGCCGCGCGGAGGCCAAGGGGCTGATCCTCATCGGTGGCCTCTGGGAGCACCTGGCTCCCTTCATGGGCCGTCTCACGGTGCCCATGCGGCGCCGCATCGCGCGGCACTGGCCCGGCCCGGTCACCTTCCTGCTCCCGCCCGCCCCGGAAGCCCCGGCCTGGATCCGCGGAGCGCATCCCCGGATCGCCCTGCGCTGGACTGCCCATCCCCACGCCGCCCGTTTGTGCCGGGCCTACGGCGGCGCCCTGGTCTCCACCAGCGCCAACCGGGAAGGCGAACCGCCCGCCATAACCGCGGTCCAATGTGAAAAGATCTTCGGCGCGGAGCTCGATGGCTATATGCGCGGGAAGGTAGGCCCCCGGGCCCAGCCCTCGGCGATCATCGACGCGGTTACGGGCGTTCGAATCCGCTAG
- the yihA gene encoding ribosome biogenesis GTP-binding protein YihA/YsxC has protein sequence MPTAQFLVAAAHSRDFPTDQGGEVAFAGRSNVGKSSALNALLQRKKLARTSSTPGRTQQIIFYGLGEGEQRVVDLPGYGYAKVPAAVKEQWGRLLEGYLHDRESLAGLVLIMDVRRPMRDFDRQLLEWADYFDLPLHVLLTKADKAKKNEARRTLEFLRADLASRFPEVSVQLFSALKGTGVEEAREKLGEWLGLDFTAKG, from the coding sequence TTGCCCACTGCACAATTCCTCGTCGCCGCCGCCCATTCCCGGGATTTCCCAACGGACCAGGGAGGGGAGGTGGCCTTCGCGGGCCGCTCCAACGTCGGAAAGTCCAGCGCCCTGAACGCCCTGCTGCAGCGCAAGAAGCTGGCCCGAACCAGCTCCACGCCGGGGCGTACGCAGCAGATCATCTTTTACGGTCTGGGGGAAGGCGAACAGCGGGTGGTGGACCTACCCGGTTATGGGTACGCCAAAGTTCCCGCCGCGGTGAAGGAGCAATGGGGGCGCCTTCTGGAGGGCTATCTGCACGACCGGGAAAGCCTGGCGGGTCTGGTGCTCATCATGGACGTTCGCCGGCCCATGCGGGACTTCGATCGCCAGCTGCTGGAATGGGCGGACTACTTCGACTTGCCGCTCCACGTGCTCCTCACCAAGGCGGACAAGGCCAAGAAGAACGAGGCGCGGCGGACCCTCGAGTTCCTGCGTGCCGATCTGGCCAGCCGCTTTCCGGAGGTGAGCGTTCAGCTCTTCTCGGCGCTGAAAGGCACGGGGGTCGAAGAGGCCCGCGAGAAGCTGGGCGAATGGCTGGGGCTGGATTTCACGGCGAAAGGATAA
- a CDS encoding cytochrome c-type biogenesis protein, producing MKRWIPVLLTFLLLLPAGLAGAEPESLREFDSTAQKERYWSLLEDLRCLVCQNESLAGSQADLAQDLRDEVYQKVVEEGKSNEAVIEYLVDRYGEFVLYQPPVQPSTYLLWFGPFTLLAVGAGIWLLVARRRARAGPAELSPEERARAAELLGTDSDKDSAQ from the coding sequence ATGAAGCGCTGGATCCCCGTGCTCCTCACCTTCCTGCTCCTGCTTCCCGCCGGCTTGGCCGGCGCCGAGCCGGAGTCCCTGCGGGAATTCGACAGCACCGCTCAGAAGGAGCGGTACTGGTCCCTCCTCGAGGACCTGCGGTGCCTGGTGTGCCAGAACGAATCCCTGGCCGGCTCCCAGGCCGATCTGGCGCAGGACCTGCGGGACGAGGTCTACCAGAAGGTGGTGGAGGAGGGAAAAAGCAACGAGGCGGTGATCGAGTATCTGGTGGACCGCTACGGGGAGTTCGTCCTCTACCAGCCGCCCGTGCAGCCGAGCACCTATTTGCTGTGGTTCGGTCCCTTCACGCTGCTCGCCGTGGGGGCGGGCATCTGGCTCCTGGTGGCGCGCCGGCGGGCGCGCGCCGGACCGGCCGAGCTATCGCCGGAGGAGCGGGCGCGCGCCGCCGAGCTCCTGGGCACCGACTCCGATAAGGATTCCGCACAATGA
- a CDS encoding c-type cytochrome: MKKTVIAISAGLALGLGVSNAQAAGGKTAAQELGCTACHGATTKLVGPSFQAVGKRYNSDKGKLLEVVKHNVKQGGSGNWTDVTGGTPMPPQPQAAGKTKKLKAIAGWIADLAK, translated from the coding sequence ATGAAGAAAACCGTGATCGCCATTAGCGCCGGCTTGGCGCTGGGCCTCGGTGTGAGCAACGCGCAGGCCGCCGGCGGCAAGACGGCCGCTCAGGAGCTGGGCTGCACCGCCTGCCACGGCGCCACTACCAAGCTGGTCGGGCCCTCCTTCCAGGCCGTGGGCAAGCGGTATAACAGCGATAAGGGTAAGCTCCTGGAAGTCGTGAAGCACAACGTGAAGCAGGGTGGCTCCGGCAACTGGACCGACGTGACCGGCGGAACGCCCATGCCTCCGCAGCCCCAGGCCGCCGGCAAGACCAAGAAGCTGAAGGCGATTGCCGGTTGGATCGCCGACCTGGCCAAGTAA
- a CDS encoding heme lyase CcmF/NrfE family subunit — translation MIPELGNIALILALCMALVQSAFPLLGAARGVPEWMAVARPAAAAQFGFLAAAFAALAYCFAVSDFSVAFVAQNSNEALPIYYRLTAIWGGHEGSILLWTFILGVWTVAVAAFSRTLPTDFSARVLGIMGLVSIGFLLFMLFTSNPFARLTPVPPDGADLNPLLQDIGMIIHPPVLYVGYVGMAVAFGFAIAALLGGRLDAAWARWTRPWVGVAWVFLTLGVAIGSWWAYYELGWGGWWFWDPVENASFMPWLVGTALIHSLAVTEKRGVFKSWTVLLAITAFSLSLLGTFLVRSGVLTSVHAFATDPTRGVYILGFLTVVVGGSLLLYALRGPGTLDSGTRFSTVSRETLLLANNILLVVAMATILLGTLYPLVIEALGAGKLSVGPPYFNAVFVPIMSVLMVLLGVGNLSRWKRDGAARLWQQLRYVLVGSLVVGLGAAAMVTRAGDYIMVALGLVLAAWVTATSVQAVWSQLSDKRGLLEGLRRLPAGTYGMALAHLGLAVTVVGITITSVHNTETRLRMEPGETTQMAGYTFRFQGVERTQGPNYEAALGTIVVMQDGEAEAVLHPEKRRYLSGSKPMTEAGIDPGLTRDIYASLGQPMGDGGAWSVRLYHKPFVRWIWLGALFMAAGGVVALTDRRYRVARRRETASKAERESLAAATGEG, via the coding sequence ATGATCCCGGAACTAGGCAATATCGCGCTCATTCTCGCCCTCTGCATGGCGCTCGTGCAGTCGGCGTTCCCCCTGTTGGGCGCCGCGCGCGGCGTCCCGGAGTGGATGGCCGTGGCCCGGCCGGCGGCCGCCGCCCAATTCGGGTTCCTCGCCGCCGCCTTCGCCGCCCTGGCGTACTGCTTCGCGGTCAGCGACTTTTCGGTGGCCTTCGTAGCGCAGAACTCCAACGAGGCCCTGCCCATCTATTACCGGCTCACCGCCATTTGGGGCGGGCATGAGGGCTCCATCCTGCTCTGGACCTTCATTTTGGGGGTTTGGACCGTGGCCGTGGCCGCTTTCAGCCGCACCCTCCCCACGGACTTCAGCGCCCGGGTGCTGGGCATCATGGGGCTGGTGAGCATCGGCTTTCTGCTGTTCATGCTGTTCACCTCCAACCCCTTCGCCCGGCTCACCCCGGTGCCGCCGGACGGCGCCGACCTCAATCCCCTGCTCCAGGACATCGGCATGATTATCCACCCGCCGGTGCTCTACGTGGGCTACGTGGGCATGGCCGTGGCCTTCGGCTTCGCCATCGCCGCCCTGCTCGGCGGCCGTCTCGACGCCGCCTGGGCGCGCTGGACGCGACCCTGGGTGGGGGTGGCCTGGGTGTTCCTCACCCTGGGCGTGGCCATCGGCAGCTGGTGGGCCTATTACGAGCTGGGCTGGGGCGGCTGGTGGTTCTGGGACCCGGTGGAGAACGCCTCCTTCATGCCCTGGCTGGTGGGCACGGCCCTGATCCACTCGCTCGCCGTCACCGAGAAGCGCGGGGTGTTCAAGAGCTGGACGGTGCTACTGGCCATCACCGCCTTCTCGCTATCCCTACTCGGCACCTTCCTGGTGCGGTCCGGCGTGCTCACCTCCGTGCACGCCTTCGCCACCGACCCCACCCGTGGCGTCTACATCCTGGGCTTCCTGACGGTGGTGGTGGGCGGCTCCCTGCTCCTGTACGCCCTGCGCGGGCCGGGGACGCTGGACAGCGGCACCCGCTTCTCCACGGTCTCCCGCGAGACCCTGCTGCTGGCCAACAACATCCTGTTGGTGGTGGCCATGGCCACCATCCTGCTCGGCACCCTGTATCCCCTGGTGATCGAGGCCCTCGGGGCCGGCAAGCTGTCCGTGGGCCCGCCCTACTTCAACGCCGTCTTCGTGCCCATCATGAGTGTGCTGATGGTGCTGCTCGGGGTGGGCAACCTGAGCCGCTGGAAGCGGGACGGCGCGGCGCGCCTCTGGCAGCAGCTGCGCTATGTGCTGGTGGGCAGCCTGGTGGTGGGCTTGGGAGCCGCCGCCATGGTCACCCGCGCCGGGGACTACATCATGGTCGCCCTGGGATTGGTACTGGCCGCCTGGGTGACCGCCACTAGCGTGCAGGCCGTGTGGTCCCAGCTCTCCGATAAGCGCGGCCTCCTCGAGGGCCTGCGTCGGCTGCCCGCGGGTACCTACGGCATGGCCCTGGCGCACCTGGGCCTTGCGGTGACGGTGGTGGGCATCACCATCACCAGCGTCCACAACACCGAGACCCGGCTGCGCATGGAGCCGGGAGAGACCACGCAGATGGCCGGCTATACCTTCCGCTTCCAGGGCGTTGAGCGAACCCAGGGCCCCAACTACGAGGCCGCGCTCGGCACCATCGTGGTCATGCAAGACGGCGAGGCCGAGGCCGTGCTCCACCCGGAGAAGCGCCGCTACCTCTCCGGGAGCAAGCCCATGACCGAAGCCGGCATCGACCCCGGACTCACCCGCGACATCTACGCCTCCCTCGGCCAGCCCATGGGCGACGGGGGCGCCTGGAGCGTCCGCCTCTACCACAAGCCCTTCGTTCGCTGGATATGGCTGGGGGCGCTGTTCATGGCCGCGGGCGGCGTGGTGGCGCTCACCGACCGCCGCTATCGGGTTGCGCGGCGGCGCGAGACCGCCTCCAAGGCGGAGCGGGAATCCCTGGCCGCCGCAACCGGGGAGGGCTAG
- the ccmI gene encoding c-type cytochrome biogenesis protein CcmI, whose protein sequence is MTLFWIITAAMILAAVWFIAPALLGRTREGDTSYAEANLSVYRDRLAELAAERDRGTLSEEEYEQGRRELENEIVRDVPGEEAGAERSGAASASGRRTLSGLMLLLPVLAVTLYFAVGRPGLIGESPATRLSQSEIQKYSRMAPEQRISQLRAHLSEHPKTAEAWVLLGQTYRAQEQFGDAVEAYGEARKLLGEEPQLLVQYAEAIALANGRRITERASALVNKALAKDPDNSLGLWLAGSAAMSRGDGEAAAKHWRKLAAQMPPDSDAIGMLKGYIAQAEGVSQESVTIDRPEQTAAAGPSMRVRVDLAAELKETADPGDTVFIFARAAQGPPMPVAVVRKQVQDLPVEVSLNDSQAMMPSRKLSSMDRVVVGARVSKNGQPTAQPGDLEGMTNPLKVKDGRQLSVTIDRRVE, encoded by the coding sequence ATGACCCTGTTCTGGATCATCACCGCCGCCATGATCCTGGCGGCCGTCTGGTTTATCGCCCCGGCGCTGCTCGGCCGCACCCGCGAGGGCGACACCTCCTATGCCGAGGCCAACCTCTCGGTGTACCGTGACCGGCTTGCCGAGCTGGCCGCCGAGCGCGACCGCGGCACCCTGTCCGAGGAGGAGTACGAGCAGGGCCGTAGGGAGCTGGAAAACGAGATCGTCCGGGACGTACCCGGGGAGGAAGCCGGCGCGGAGCGCTCCGGCGCCGCCTCTGCCTCCGGCCGCCGGACCCTCTCCGGACTCATGCTCCTGCTCCCCGTCCTCGCGGTGACCCTGTACTTCGCTGTGGGGCGCCCCGGCCTGATTGGCGAGTCTCCCGCCACCCGGCTGAGCCAGTCGGAGATCCAGAAGTATTCCAGGATGGCCCCGGAGCAGCGCATCTCCCAGCTGCGGGCGCACCTGAGCGAGCATCCCAAGACCGCCGAGGCCTGGGTGCTGCTGGGCCAGACCTACCGGGCCCAGGAGCAATTCGGCGACGCCGTGGAGGCCTACGGCGAGGCCCGTAAGCTGCTGGGCGAGGAGCCGCAGCTACTGGTCCAGTACGCGGAGGCCATCGCCCTCGCCAACGGCCGCCGCATTACGGAGCGGGCCAGCGCGCTGGTGAACAAGGCCCTTGCCAAGGATCCGGACAACTCCCTGGGCCTGTGGCTCGCGGGCTCGGCCGCCATGTCCCGTGGCGACGGCGAGGCCGCCGCCAAGCATTGGCGGAAGCTGGCAGCCCAGATGCCCCCGGACAGCGATGCCATCGGCATGCTCAAGGGCTATATCGCCCAGGCGGAGGGCGTCAGCCAGGAATCCGTCACCATCGATCGGCCCGAACAGACCGCGGCCGCGGGGCCTTCCATGCGGGTCCGCGTCGATCTGGCCGCCGAGCTTAAGGAGACCGCCGACCCTGGGGACACGGTCTTCATCTTCGCCCGCGCCGCCCAGGGGCCACCCATGCCCGTGGCGGTGGTCCGCAAGCAGGTGCAGGACCTGCCCGTGGAGGTGTCCCTGAACGATTCCCAGGCCATGATGCCCTCGCGCAAGCTTTCCTCCATGGACCGTGTTGTGGTAGGCGCCCGGGTTTCCAAGAACGGGCAGCCCACCGCCCAGCCCGGGGATTTGGAAGGCATGACCAACCCGCTCAAAGTCAAGGACGGCCGGCAGCTCTCCGTGACCATCGACCGCAGGGTTGAGTGA
- a CDS encoding c-type cytochrome, which translates to MRTLFWAVVMASVLAVTPAHAADGGHSGGEPKGDAKAGKQLVTKGKPDNPMVMPCQSCHGTDGKGNPQAKFPRLAGQNMQYMVKQLKDFASGDRTNYPTMTNIAKGMSEQEMWDAARYYNQQKVDVEGADAEKAMIKLGEQIAERGVPEQNVPACTSCHGPKGLGVPPVFPQIAGQHASYIEKQLQDWEAGNRQNDPAKMMTDIAPKLSEKQMKAVGAYFSHVDAQQGGSAKH; encoded by the coding sequence ATGCGGACTCTGTTTTGGGCGGTCGTCATGGCGAGCGTCCTAGCGGTCACTCCCGCCCACGCTGCCGACGGGGGTCATTCGGGCGGCGAACCCAAGGGCGACGCCAAGGCCGGCAAGCAGCTGGTCACGAAGGGCAAGCCCGACAACCCCATGGTGATGCCCTGCCAGTCCTGTCACGGCACTGATGGTAAGGGCAATCCCCAGGCCAAATTCCCGCGCCTCGCCGGCCAGAATATGCAGTACATGGTGAAGCAGCTGAAGGATTTCGCCAGCGGGGATCGGACCAACTATCCCACTATGACCAACATCGCCAAGGGCATGTCCGAGCAGGAGATGTGGGATGCGGCCCGTTACTACAACCAGCAGAAGGTGGACGTAGAAGGCGCGGATGCTGAGAAGGCAATGATCAAGCTCGGAGAGCAAATCGCCGAGCGGGGCGTCCCGGAGCAGAACGTGCCCGCCTGCACCTCCTGCCACGGACCCAAGGGGCTGGGCGTTCCGCCCGTATTCCCGCAGATCGCCGGCCAGCACGCCAGCTACATTGAAAAGCAGCTGCAGGACTGGGAAGCCGGTAACCGCCAAAACGACCCGGCGAAGATGATGACGGATATCGCCCCGAAGCTTTCCGAGAAGCAGATGAAGGCCGTGGGCGCGTATTTCAGTCACGTGGATGCGCAGCAGGGCGGTAGCGCGAAGCACTAG
- a CDS encoding DsbE family thiol:disulfide interchange protein, producing the protein MPLLIFIGLVALLGWGLTQDPEKVPSPLIGKPVPQFSLPTVSSPTGAVTPERLEGQVYLLNVWASWCVACRQEHPVLMEASRNHPNLAIIGFDYKDKRADARRWLRERGDPYDLSLFDPAGEVGIDLGVYGVPETFVVDSKGIIRHKHIGPLTRKELRNTIMPLVRELRAES; encoded by the coding sequence GTGCCCTTACTCATTTTTATCGGTCTCGTGGCGCTTCTCGGCTGGGGGCTGACACAAGATCCCGAGAAGGTCCCGTCGCCGTTGATCGGCAAGCCGGTGCCGCAGTTCTCCCTGCCCACGGTATCCAGCCCCACGGGCGCAGTGACCCCGGAGCGGCTCGAAGGCCAGGTGTACCTGCTCAATGTCTGGGCTTCCTGGTGCGTGGCCTGCCGCCAGGAGCATCCGGTGCTCATGGAGGCCAGCCGCAATCACCCCAATCTGGCCATCATCGGCTTCGACTACAAGGACAAGCGGGCCGATGCCCGCCGCTGGCTGCGGGAGCGCGGCGACCCGTACGACCTCAGCCTGTTCGACCCGGCGGGCGAGGTGGGCATCGACCTCGGCGTCTACGGGGTGCCGGAGACCTTCGTGGTGGACAGCAAGGGCATCATCCGCCACAAGCACATCGGCCCCCTGACCCGGAAGGAGCTCCGGAACACGATCATGCCGCTGGTGCGTGAACTGCGAGCCGAATCATGA
- the ccmE gene encoding cytochrome c maturation protein CcmE, with protein MTPRRKKRLYLVVLVLVGVSAATALALTAFRENLVYFYSPTEIARGQAPENRTFRIGGLVKDGSVERSEDSLDVRFVITDTAHHVPIEYSGVLPDLFREGQGIVANGKLTADGVFKAEQVLAKHDEEYMPPEAAEALKKAGAKPPHSMAEQ; from the coding sequence ATGACCCCCCGCCGCAAGAAGCGTTTGTACTTGGTGGTGCTGGTATTGGTCGGCGTCAGCGCCGCCACCGCGCTGGCCCTGACCGCATTCCGCGAGAATCTGGTGTATTTCTACAGCCCCACGGAGATCGCCCGGGGTCAGGCCCCGGAGAACCGCACCTTCCGCATCGGCGGCCTGGTGAAGGATGGCAGCGTGGAGCGCAGCGAGGATAGCCTCGACGTCCGCTTTGTCATCACCGACACCGCGCACCACGTCCCCATCGAGTACTCGGGCGTGCTTCCCGATCTGTTCCGGGAGGGGCAGGGGATCGTCGCCAACGGCAAGCTCACCGCCGACGGGGTGTTCAAGGCCGAGCAGGTGCTGGCCAAGCACGACGAAGAGTACATGCCGCCCGAGGCGGCCGAGGCCCTGAAGAAGGCCGGCGCCAAGCCTCCCCATTCCATGGCCGAGCAGTAG
- a CDS encoding heme ABC transporter permease → MFKWIHKYGSPRYFYGFSRRLTPWLGGITAVLLAVGLYWGLVVAPPDYQQGDSYRIIFIHVPSAWMSMFVYMVMAISGIIVLVWRMKVAEAMMRASAPLGASFTFLALVTGSLWGKPMWGTYWVWDARLTSELILLFLYLGFIALQSAIEDRRTAARAGAVLALVGVVNIPIIHYSVEWWSTLHQGPTVTKLDAPSISVNMLLPLLTMAVAFTLYFFTIAMKRVRIELLESESGSNWVRELADEKEY, encoded by the coding sequence ATGTTCAAGTGGATCCACAAGTACGGCTCTCCCAGATATTTCTATGGCTTTTCCCGGCGCCTCACGCCGTGGCTCGGGGGGATCACCGCCGTCCTGCTGGCGGTGGGGCTCTATTGGGGGCTGGTGGTGGCGCCGCCCGATTATCAGCAGGGTGACAGCTACCGGATCATCTTCATCCATGTCCCCTCGGCCTGGATGTCCATGTTCGTGTACATGGTCATGGCCATATCCGGGATTATCGTGCTGGTATGGCGCATGAAGGTGGCCGAGGCCATGATGCGCGCTTCCGCGCCCCTGGGCGCCTCCTTCACCTTTCTGGCCCTGGTGACCGGCTCCCTCTGGGGCAAGCCCATGTGGGGAACCTACTGGGTCTGGGACGCCCGCCTGACCTCGGAGCTGATCCTGCTGTTCCTCTACCTGGGCTTCATCGCCCTGCAGTCGGCCATCGAGGACCGGCGCACCGCCGCTCGCGCGGGGGCCGTTCTGGCCCTGGTGGGCGTGGTCAACATCCCCATCATCCACTACTCCGTGGAGTGGTGGAGCACCCTGCATCAGGGCCCCACGGTGACCAAGCTGGACGCGCCCTCCATCAGCGTGAACATGCTGCTGCCGCTGCTGACAATGGCGGTGGCCTTCACCCTCTATTTCTTCACCATCGCCATGAAGCGTGTCCGGATCGAGCTCCTGGAATCCGAGTCGGGAAGCAACTGGGTAAGGGAACTGGCGGACGAAAAGGAGTACTAA
- the ccmB gene encoding heme exporter protein CcmB translates to MGRAFAAILVRDLTLALRHRSELANPLMFFIVVVTLFPLALGPEKDILMRVAPGIIWVAALLAATLSMDGMFRSDFEDGSLEQMLLSPHPPALLVVAKVLAHWLVTGLPLILISPLLALFLHLPMQALPVLLATLALGTPVLSMVGAIGVALTVGLRRGGLLLTLLVIPLYIPVLIFAAGAVDNAAAQLPVAGQLYFLAALLVLALTLAPLATAAALRISVG, encoded by the coding sequence ATGGGGCGCGCGTTCGCGGCGATCCTGGTCCGGGACCTGACCCTGGCGCTGCGCCACCGCAGCGAGCTGGCCAATCCCCTGATGTTCTTCATCGTGGTGGTGACGCTGTTCCCGCTCGCCCTGGGCCCGGAGAAGGACATCCTCATGCGCGTCGCGCCGGGCATCATCTGGGTGGCGGCCCTGCTGGCGGCAACGCTGTCCATGGACGGCATGTTCCGCTCCGATTTCGAGGACGGCTCCCTGGAGCAGATGCTGCTCTCGCCGCATCCGCCGGCTTTGCTGGTAGTGGCCAAGGTGCTGGCCCACTGGCTGGTGACCGGGCTGCCGCTGATTCTCATCTCCCCGCTGCTGGCCCTCTTCCTCCATCTCCCCATGCAGGCCCTGCCGGTGCTGCTGGCCACGCTGGCCCTGGGCACCCCGGTGCTCTCCATGGTGGGCGCCATTGGCGTGGCACTGACGGTGGGGCTGCGGCGGGGCGGGCTCCTTTTGACCTTGCTGGTTATTCCGCTGTATATACCGGTACTGATCTTCGCCGCGGGGGCCGTGGATAACGCCGCCGCCCAGCTCCCGGTGGCCGGCCAGCTCTATTTCCTCGCCGCCCTGCTGGTCCTGGCCCTGACCCTGGCCCCCCTGGCGACGGCGGCTGCCCTGCGTATCAGCGTTGGCTAG
- the ccmD gene encoding heme exporter protein CcmD translates to MTLQEFFYMGGYAAFVWPSYGLALVILLVNLVVPHWRERQTLRQIARQNRRVRRSG, encoded by the coding sequence ATGACACTACAGGAGTTCTTCTACATGGGCGGCTACGCCGCCTTCGTGTGGCCATCCTATGGCCTGGCCCTGGTGATCCTGTTGGTCAACCTCGTCGTTCCCCATTGGCGCGAGCGCCAGACACTCAGACAGATCGCCCGCCAGAACCGGCGTGTGAGGAGGAGTGGATGA